The following proteins come from a genomic window of Pararhodobacter sp.:
- the cobD gene encoding threonine-phosphate decarboxylase CobD, whose protein sequence is MVNTRDHGGNLSQARAAYGEGDWIDLSTGINRRPYPVPSIEPQAWTALPTSDAYSAVIHAAATAYGTRPGAILPLAGAQAAIQLYPLLRTPGLARVLTPTYNEHAAALKSHGWTVQGVPDLADLAGAKIAVVVNPNNPDGRQYSPQELREISRSVGLLVIDESFADPHPELSCAAFASDQMLVLRSFGKFYGLAGVRLGFALAGVDTLATLREMAGPWSVCGPALSIGATALRDADWAQATTARLAEDCARLDAMALGFGWSLVGGTALFRTYATPDAKKAQHHLATRHIWSRQFPYSKTWLRLGLPDGADWPRVSAAFKRLG, encoded by the coding sequence ATGGTAAACACACGCGATCACGGCGGCAATCTGTCGCAGGCCCGTGCCGCCTATGGCGAGGGTGACTGGATTGATCTGTCCACCGGCATCAACCGCCGCCCCTATCCCGTTCCGTCCATCGAGCCGCAGGCATGGACCGCCCTGCCCACGTCCGACGCGTATTCGGCAGTAATCCACGCGGCCGCGACGGCTTACGGCACAAGGCCCGGCGCTATCCTGCCCTTGGCCGGGGCACAGGCGGCCATTCAGCTCTACCCGTTGCTGCGCACCCCCGGCTTGGCGCGGGTTCTGACGCCGACCTATAACGAACACGCCGCCGCGCTGAAGTCGCATGGCTGGACGGTCCAGGGTGTCCCGGATCTGGCCGACCTTGCCGGGGCCAAGATCGCCGTCGTGGTCAATCCCAACAACCCCGATGGGCGCCAGTATTCACCGCAAGAATTGCGCGAGATTTCCAGATCCGTGGGTCTGCTGGTAATCGACGAAAGCTTTGCCGACCCGCACCCAGAGCTGTCCTGTGCGGCCTTTGCCAGCGATCAGATGCTGGTGCTGCGCTCATTCGGCAAGTTTTATGGCCTCGCCGGGGTGCGGCTGGGCTTTGCGCTGGCCGGGGTCGATACGCTGGCAACGCTGCGCGAGATGGCCGGGCCGTGGTCGGTTTGCGGCCCGGCACTGAGCATTGGCGCAACCGCGTTGCGCGATGCCGATTGGGCACAGGCCACCACCGCACGACTGGCCGAGGATTGCGCGCGTCTTGATGCCATGGCGCTGGGGTTTGGTTGGTCGCTCGTGGGTGGCACGGCACTGTTTCGCACCTATGCAACCCCCGATGCAAAAAAGGCGCAACACCACCTTGCCACCCGGCACATCTGGAGCCGACAATTCCCCTACAGCAAGACCTGGCTCAGATTGGGCCTGCCGGATGGCGCGGACTGGCCGCGCGTTTCAGCGGCGTTCAAGCGACTTGGCTGA
- a CDS encoding polysaccharide biosynthesis/export family protein, protein MKNTTRTMSLDLQTLGRNRVSIPHGNARILRIALMSLMIPALVAGCSLPRGAALQSEVLRGTDDETSHVQVIAITRETLPDIQEWPIAHPELRHRWMTTGASATARIIRAGDLVSLSVWDSQPDSLLTTGEQRNVNMQNIPVSASGQVFIPYVGELRIAGMTAEQARREVQQRMSSIVPDGQVQLSVAPGSRNTIDVVTGVARPGRVELPEVSPTILSILAETGGISSSLRNPLVRLNRAGEAYAIPASELFENPANDIQLRGGDRVLVEEDNRTFIALGAAGSEQVVYFEREEITALDALSTIGGLSDTRADLRGVMVMREYPERMVSQTGNAPRKQQVIFTFDLTSADGLFAAQRFTIQPGDVVLATESSAPLLTQVVNIFRGVRSATN, encoded by the coding sequence ATGAAAAACACGACGCGCACGATGTCTCTGGACTTGCAAACCCTTGGCCGAAACCGCGTCAGCATCCCTCACGGCAACGCGCGCATACTTCGTATCGCCTTGATGTCGTTGATGATTCCAGCACTCGTTGCCGGTTGCTCGTTGCCCCGCGGTGCGGCTTTGCAAAGTGAAGTGCTGCGCGGGACCGATGACGAGACATCGCATGTTCAGGTCATCGCCATCACACGCGAAACCTTGCCCGATATCCAGGAATGGCCAATCGCGCATCCCGAATTGCGGCACCGCTGGATGACAACAGGCGCAAGCGCAACCGCGCGGATCATTCGCGCGGGCGATCTGGTCAGCCTCTCGGTATGGGACAGCCAGCCGGATTCGCTGCTGACGACAGGCGAGCAGCGCAACGTCAACATGCAGAACATCCCGGTATCGGCGTCCGGGCAGGTGTTCATTCCCTATGTTGGCGAATTGCGCATCGCAGGCATGACGGCCGAGCAAGCGCGACGCGAGGTTCAGCAGCGGATGTCAAGCATTGTGCCTGACGGGCAAGTGCAACTCAGCGTTGCTCCCGGCTCGCGCAATACCATTGACGTCGTGACAGGCGTCGCACGTCCGGGGCGCGTTGAGTTGCCCGAGGTCAGCCCCACGATCCTGAGCATCCTGGCCGAAACCGGCGGCATCTCCAGTTCGCTGCGCAATCCGCTGGTCCGCCTGAATCGCGCGGGTGAGGCGTATGCGATTCCCGCCAGCGAGCTTTTCGAAAACCCTGCCAACGATATCCAGCTGCGTGGTGGTGATCGTGTTCTGGTCGAAGAAGACAACCGCACCTTCATTGCTCTGGGCGCAGCGGGCAGCGAACAGGTGGTCTATTTCGAACGCGAGGAAATCACGGCCCTTGACGCGCTCTCGACCATTGGCGGGTTGTCGGATACGCGCGCCGACTTGCGCGGCGTGATGGTGATGCGCGAATACCCGGAACGGATGGTCAGCCAAACCGGCAATGCGCCCCGGAAACAGCAGGTGATCTTTACCTTTGATCTGACGTCTGCGGATGGTCTGTTTGCCGCGCAACGCTTTACCATTCAGCCCGGTGACGTGGTCCTGGCCACCGAGTCGTCGGCGCCGCTGCTTACTCAAGTTGTCAACATCTTCCGCGGTGTGCGCTCGGCGACCAACTAA
- a CDS encoding DUF1850 domain-containing protein → MKNRGGRLAALLLCASVGSASADQLVMSLAETGDVLASLSLAQGAGWCVLWNHSVQGFEVEDCYENRGGRMVLVRSHLPDFAAGLDHIPGRGRQISDGMGGYWIEDINEPVPGNAYILRPGRPAVNHRIRTDADEISLTALAEHARVRIALEPERTP, encoded by the coding sequence ATGAAAAACCGCGGCGGGCGGCTTGCTGCCCTCTTGCTTTGCGCATCGGTTGGTTCGGCTTCGGCTGACCAACTGGTGATGAGCCTTGCAGAAACCGGCGATGTTCTGGCCAGCCTGTCCCTTGCCCAAGGGGCGGGCTGGTGCGTCTTGTGGAACCATTCCGTGCAAGGCTTCGAGGTCGAAGACTGCTATGAAAACCGCGGCGGGCGCATGGTTCTGGTGCGGTCGCACCTGCCCGATTTCGCTGCCGGGCTGGATCACATCCCCGGTCGCGGACGTCAGATCTCGGACGGGATGGGCGGCTACTGGATCGAGGACATCAACGAGCCCGTCCCCGGCAATGCCTATATCCTGCGCCCCGGACGCCCGGCCGTGAACCACCGTATCCGCACCGACGCCGATGAAATTTCGCTGACCGCGCTGGCCGAACATGCCCGCGTCAGAATCGCCCTTGAACCGGAGCGCACGCCATGA
- a CDS encoding MFS transporter, giving the protein MSDILDSRYSWTRLALSLGMATVGNVGMWSIIVVMPAVQAEFGGGRGDVSLPYTLTMVGFALGNLLIGRAVDRFGIAKALTGAAVMSAAGFLLAAISPTMLGLSLAQFVIGLGTASFFGPLIADVSLWFRRRRGIAVAIAASGNYLAGAIWPVALSGVLTDQGWRTLYVVLALLVAGVVIPGSLLLRQRLPDASLSVEAQSTFRAPRQVPFPPAVLMWMLAAAGVACCVAMSMPQVHIVAFCVDLGYGPAVGANMLSVMLLGGVASRLVSGLIADRLGGVPTLLIGSVGQMIALALYLPFDSMGALYVVSLVFGLSQGGIVPAYAIIVREYMPAREAGARVGFVIMATILGMALGGWMSGWIYDVTGSYELAFLNGIVWNAANIAILLVILLSGRPKRKSRGAAGLA; this is encoded by the coding sequence ATGAGCGACATACTCGATAGCCGATATTCCTGGACTCGCCTGGCTTTGTCGCTGGGCATGGCGACCGTTGGCAACGTCGGCATGTGGTCGATCATTGTCGTGATGCCAGCCGTTCAGGCCGAATTCGGCGGCGGTCGTGGTGACGTCTCCTTGCCCTACACGCTGACGATGGTTGGCTTTGCGCTGGGCAATCTGTTGATCGGTCGCGCGGTGGATCGGTTCGGCATTGCCAAGGCGCTGACGGGCGCTGCCGTCATGTCGGCGGCGGGGTTCTTGCTGGCGGCGATCAGCCCGACCATGCTGGGCCTGTCGCTGGCGCAATTCGTGATCGGGTTGGGCACGGCCTCGTTCTTTGGCCCGCTGATTGCCGACGTCTCGCTGTGGTTTCGGCGGCGGCGCGGGATCGCGGTGGCGATTGCCGCCAGCGGAAATTATCTGGCCGGCGCGATCTGGCCGGTGGCCCTGTCCGGTGTTCTGACGGATCAGGGATGGCGCACGCTTTATGTCGTGCTGGCGCTGCTGGTCGCGGGCGTGGTGATCCCCGGCAGCCTGTTGCTCCGGCAACGTCTGCCCGACGCCAGCCTGTCGGTCGAGGCGCAATCAACCTTCCGCGCGCCCCGGCAAGTGCCATTTCCGCCCGCCGTGCTGATGTGGATGTTGGCGGCGGCGGGGGTTGCCTGTTGTGTGGCGATGTCGATGCCGCAGGTCCATATCGTCGCGTTCTGCGTTGACCTCGGCTATGGCCCGGCAGTCGGCGCGAACATGCTGTCGGTGATGCTGCTGGGGGGCGTTGCCTCGCGGCTGGTCTCGGGGCTTATCGCTGACAGGCTGGGCGGCGTGCCGACCTTGTTGATCGGCTCGGTCGGGCAGATGATCGCGCTGGCGCTGTATCTGCCCTTCGACAGCATGGGCGCGCTCTATGTCGTCAGTCTTGTTTTCGGCCTCAGCCAAGGCGGCATCGTGCCCGCCTATGCGATCATCGTACGCGAATACATGCCCGCGCGCGAAGCCGGGGCGCGGGTCGGGTTTGTGATCATGGCGACGATCCTTGGCATGGCGCTGGGCGGTTGGATGTCCGGCTGGATCTATGACGTGACGGGGTCGTACGAACTGGCGTTCCTCAATGGGATTGTCTGGAATGCGGCGAATATCGCGATCTTGCTGGTGATCCTGCTCAGCGGCCGCCCAAAGCGCAAATCGCGGGGTGCGGCGGGACTTGCCTGA
- a CDS encoding TAXI family TRAP transporter solute-binding subunit codes for MKHTSLIAAAFALSAAPAFAQTQLSIATGGTGGVYYPMGGGLAEIINNHIEGYSATAEVTGASVENMGLIATGDADLAIALADTVQQAHSGTGRFEGQQLEMVRGVASLYANMVQIVTLADSGITSLADLRGHRVSIGAPGSGTEVNASAILEANGISYDDIDEQRLNFNETADALSNGDIDAGFWSVGAPTSSILNLATTQSIRIIPLSAEEIAAARAQDPIFAATTLPGGVYTGVDEPIAVLGVPNVLVASSEMSDDLAYAIISALFTNIAELQAVHPAANQTTVEFTLSATPIPLHPGAIRYYEEIGAEIPDHLRP; via the coding sequence ATGAAACATACGAGCCTTATCGCAGCCGCATTCGCGTTGAGCGCCGCGCCGGCCTTCGCGCAGACCCAACTGTCGATCGCGACGGGCGGCACGGGTGGCGTGTATTATCCGATGGGCGGCGGACTTGCCGAGATCATCAACAACCACATCGAGGGCTATTCCGCGACCGCCGAAGTCACCGGAGCGTCGGTTGAAAACATGGGCCTGATCGCCACCGGCGACGCAGACCTCGCGATTGCGCTGGCCGATACGGTGCAGCAGGCCCATTCCGGCACCGGGCGTTTCGAAGGCCAGCAGCTGGAGATGGTGCGCGGCGTGGCGTCGCTTTATGCGAACATGGTGCAGATCGTGACGCTGGCCGACAGCGGCATCACCTCGCTTGCAGATCTCCGCGGTCATCGCGTCTCGATTGGCGCGCCGGGTTCGGGCACCGAGGTCAACGCCTCGGCAATTCTGGAAGCCAACGGCATCAGCTATGACGACATCGACGAGCAGCGCCTGAACTTCAACGAAACCGCAGATGCGTTGTCGAACGGCGATATCGACGCCGGGTTCTGGAGCGTTGGCGCGCCGACCTCGTCGATCCTGAACCTGGCCACAACGCAATCGATCCGCATCATTCCGTTGAGCGCCGAGGAAATCGCCGCCGCCCGCGCGCAAGACCCGATCTTTGCCGCGACCACGTTGCCCGGTGGCGTCTATACCGGTGTCGATGAGCCGATCGCGGTTCTGGGGGTTCCGAACGTGCTGGTTGCCTCGTCCGAGATGTCGGATGATCTGGCTTATGCGATCATCAGCGCGCTGTTCACCAATATCGCCGAGCTGCAAGCGGTTCACCCGGCCGCAAACCAGACCACGGTCGAGTTCACGTTGTCCGCAACGCCGATCCCGCTGCACCCCGGTGCGATCCGGTATTACGAAGAAATCGGCGCCGAGATTCCGGATCATCTGCGTCCGTGA
- a CDS encoding FAD-binding dehydrogenase yields MSRSDTIEADAIVVGAGLAGLVAACEMCARGVKVLVLDQEGEQNLGGQAFWSLGGLFMVDTPEQRRMKIRDSAELAHADWMGSAQFDGLQDMWPRRVAEAYLGFAAGEMRSWLAQIGMRWFPVVGWAERGGGLAHQHGNSVPRFHITWGTGPGVLAPFLRIAQDHGAAGRMRFAFRHRVTEISVENGRVAGVKGEILEPTAVQRGQQSSRAVTGDFTARAGVVIVTSGGIGGDLERVKQAWPVERLGPAPGRMISGVPAHVDGAMIDIARSAGAATINTDRMWHYTEGLRNWAPIWPAHGIRILPGPSSMWFDALGNRLEAPYLPGFDTLGTLKRILSTGHDYSWFILTQSIIKKEFALSGSEQNPDLTSGLWREVLKARLGSGGKAPAPVEAFKSQGADFVVADTLDDLIAGMNQMGEVPLDAHQIHRQIAARDAQIDNPFAKDAQVTAIRGARKYLGDRLIRTAKPHRILDPKHGPLIAVRLSILTRKTLGGLHTNLDGAVLDAEGYPIDGLFAAGECAGFGGGGYHGYNALEGTFLGGCIFSGRSAGRAAAG; encoded by the coding sequence ATGAGCCGCTCTGATACCATCGAGGCGGATGCAATCGTCGTGGGTGCCGGATTGGCCGGACTGGTCGCGGCCTGCGAAATGTGCGCGCGTGGTGTCAAGGTTCTGGTGCTGGACCAAGAGGGTGAACAGAACCTTGGCGGGCAAGCCTTCTGGTCTTTGGGCGGCTTGTTCATGGTCGATACGCCCGAGCAACGCCGCATGAAGATCCGCGACTCTGCCGAGTTGGCCCATGCAGACTGGATGGGATCCGCTCAGTTCGACGGTCTGCAAGACATGTGGCCACGCCGCGTTGCCGAGGCCTATCTGGGTTTTGCCGCCGGGGAAATGCGGTCTTGGCTGGCGCAAATCGGGATGCGTTGGTTTCCGGTGGTCGGCTGGGCCGAGCGCGGCGGCGGTCTGGCGCATCAGCATGGCAATTCGGTGCCACGGTTTCACATCACCTGGGGGACCGGGCCGGGGGTTCTGGCGCCCTTCCTTCGCATTGCGCAAGACCACGGCGCCGCAGGGCGGATGCGCTTTGCGTTCCGGCATCGCGTGACCGAGATCTCCGTGGAAAACGGGCGCGTTGCCGGTGTGAAAGGCGAGATACTGGAACCGACTGCCGTTCAGCGGGGCCAACAATCCAGTCGTGCGGTAACCGGCGATTTCACGGCCCGCGCGGGCGTTGTCATCGTCACCTCTGGCGGGATCGGCGGCGATCTGGAGCGCGTGAAACAGGCGTGGCCCGTCGAGCGTTTGGGGCCCGCGCCCGGCCGGATGATCTCTGGAGTTCCGGCGCATGTCGATGGTGCGATGATTGACATCGCCCGCAGCGCCGGGGCCGCGACGATCAACACGGACCGGATGTGGCATTATACCGAAGGGCTGCGCAATTGGGCGCCCATCTGGCCCGCGCATGGCATCCGGATTTTGCCCGGCCCGTCCTCGATGTGGTTCGATGCGCTGGGCAACCGGCTGGAGGCCCCGTATCTGCCGGGTTTCGATACGCTGGGCACGTTGAAGCGGATCTTGTCCACGGGGCACGATTATTCGTGGTTCATCCTGACGCAGTCGATCATCAAAAAAGAATTCGCGCTGTCGGGCAGCGAGCAGAACCCTGACCTGACCTCGGGCCTTTGGCGCGAGGTTCTGAAGGCGCGGCTGGGGTCGGGCGGCAAGGCCCCGGCACCGGTCGAGGCGTTCAAATCTCAGGGCGCGGATTTCGTCGTGGCGGATACTCTGGATGATCTGATCGCGGGCATGAACCAGATGGGTGAGGTGCCTTTGGACGCCCATCAAATCCATCGGCAAATCGCGGCGCGCGATGCGCAGATCGACAACCCCTTTGCCAAGGATGCGCAGGTCACGGCCATTCGCGGCGCGCGTAAATACCTTGGCGACCGGCTGATCCGTACGGCCAAACCGCACCGGATCCTGGACCCGAAGCACGGCCCCTTGATCGCGGTTCGGCTTTCGATCTTGACGCGGAAAACCCTGGGCGGGCTGCACACCAATCTGGACGGCGCCGTTCTGGATGCCGAGGGCTACCCGATCGACGGCCTGTTTGCGGCAGGAGAATGCGCGGGCTTTGGCGGCGGCGGGTATCATGGATACAACGCGTTGGAAGGCACCTTCCTGGGCGGTTGTATCTTTTCAGGCCGCAGTGCTGGACGCGCGGCAGCAGGATAA
- a CDS encoding TRAP transporter fused permease subunit produces MTADPQITDTPLGPPQHWLILRAIAIIGICLSIYQLGVAGGFQLSIFSVELFSPGLFILRPRHLGFILTLCFLIYPVFGAHRARGILGWIIDGVCIAGSVLVGFWVPMNIDIIANAIFPRGIDIIVGVITTLLVLEAARRAVGLSMSVIAGAFLIYAFAGRRGELPWMADWLPGILNHRGYSIDRVASQMILGAEGIFGIPLGVAATFIFVFVLFGSVLEVTGAGKFFIDLAYATTGKQRGGPAKAAVIASAGMGSISGSAIANVVTTGAFTIPLMKKLGYRPAQAGGIEAAASTGGQIMPPLMGAGAFLMSEFTQVPYLHIVLISIFPAILYFGAVYLLVHIAAVKQGMHGMPASELPRVRDVLADGWHFLLPLVALVAFLVIGYSPMRVGFYAVLSVAVAAVVRAVWDLYANGPGTAGMVALFKAGLAKTLVALELGARNAVAVSVACAVAGIIVGIVGLTGLGLKFSSLMISLSDGNLVAALFLVALASMILGMGLPVTASYIVLIILVGPALTTEFGMPILVAHLVVFWYSQDSNVTPPVALAGFAGAAIAGSKPLETSLQAWKFAKGLYLIPLFMVYNDVIIVGGPIPLVIWNGFIAIVALVGFAAMLEGFLFGRIALWQRALLLPAVIAVFWPSLLIEATGTAMIIFILVLNRAAAARAAPA; encoded by the coding sequence ATGACCGCTGATCCGCAGATCACCGACACCCCTCTGGGACCACCGCAGCACTGGCTGATCCTGCGCGCCATTGCGATCATCGGGATCTGCCTGTCGATTTATCAGCTTGGCGTCGCCGGTGGCTTTCAGCTCTCGATTTTCTCGGTCGAGCTGTTTTCTCCGGGGCTTTTTATTCTGCGGCCACGGCATCTTGGATTCATCCTTACGCTGTGCTTTTTGATCTACCCGGTGTTCGGCGCGCACCGCGCACGCGGGATTCTGGGCTGGATCATTGACGGGGTCTGCATCGCTGGCAGTGTCCTGGTCGGGTTCTGGGTGCCGATGAACATCGACATCATTGCCAACGCGATCTTTCCGCGCGGCATCGACATCATCGTTGGCGTCATCACAACCTTGCTGGTGCTCGAAGCCGCCCGGCGCGCTGTGGGTCTGTCGATGTCGGTGATCGCGGGCGCATTCTTGATCTATGCCTTTGCCGGACGACGCGGCGAATTGCCGTGGATGGCCGACTGGCTGCCCGGTATCCTGAACCATCGCGGCTATTCGATTGACCGCGTCGCCAGCCAGATGATCCTGGGGGCCGAGGGGATTTTCGGCATTCCGCTGGGCGTCGCCGCGACGTTCATCTTTGTGTTCGTGCTGTTCGGCTCGGTGCTGGAAGTCACCGGCGCGGGCAAGTTCTTTATCGACCTCGCCTATGCCACCACCGGCAAGCAACGCGGCGGACCGGCCAAAGCGGCGGTCATCGCCTCGGCAGGCATGGGCTCTATTTCCGGCTCGGCGATTGCCAATGTGGTGACAACCGGGGCTTTCACCATCCCGCTGATGAAAAAACTGGGCTACCGCCCCGCGCAGGCCGGCGGGATCGAGGCCGCCGCCTCGACCGGTGGCCAGATCATGCCGCCCCTGATGGGCGCAGGTGCCTTTCTGATGAGCGAATTCACGCAAGTCCCCTACCTGCATATCGTGCTGATCTCGATCTTTCCGGCCATCCTGTATTTCGGCGCAGTATACCTGCTGGTGCATATTGCCGCCGTCAAACAAGGTATGCACGGGATGCCCGCCAGCGAATTGCCCCGCGTCAGGGATGTGCTGGCCGATGGCTGGCATTTCTTGCTGCCGCTGGTCGCGCTGGTGGCGTTTCTGGTGATCGGGTATTCGCCGATGCGCGTCGGTTTCTATGCGGTCCTGTCGGTGGCGGTTGCCGCCGTTGTCCGCGCGGTCTGGGATCTTTACGCAAACGGCCCGGGAACGGCGGGCATGGTCGCCCTGTTCAAGGCCGGGCTTGCGAAAACTCTGGTGGCGCTGGAACTGGGCGCGCGCAACGCGGTTGCCGTCTCGGTGGCCTGCGCCGTGGCCGGGATCATCGTTGGCATTGTCGGCCTCACGGGGCTTGGCCTGAAATTCTCGTCGCTGATGATTTCCCTGTCGGACGGCAATCTGGTGGCGGCGCTTTTCCTGGTGGCACTTGCCAGCATGATCCTTGGCATGGGGTTGCCGGTGACGGCCTCGTATATCGTTCTGATCATTCTGGTCGGCCCAGCGTTGACCACCGAATTCGGGATGCCGATCCTCGTGGCGCATCTGGTGGTGTTCTGGTATTCGCAGGATTCAAACGTCACGCCGCCGGTGGCCCTGGCCGGGTTCGCGGGGGCAGCGATTGCCGGGTCGAAACCGCTGGAGACCAGCCTGCAAGCGTGGAAATTCGCCAAGGGCCTGTATTTGATCCCGTTGTTCATGGTTTATAACGACGTCATCATCGTCGGCGGCCCGATCCCGCTGGTGATCTGGAACGGCTTTATTGCCATTGTCGCGCTGGTCGGGTTTGCGGCGATGCTCGAAGGCTTCTTGTTCGGGCGCATTGCCCTGTGGCAGCGCGCGCTGTTGTTGCCCGCGGTGATCGCGGTCTTCTGGCCCAGCCTGCTGATTGAGGCCACGGGCACCGCGATGATCATCTTTATTCTGGTGCTGAACCGTGCCGCTGCGGCGCGCGCCGCACCCGCCTGA
- a CDS encoding propanediol utilization protein: MSQTPIPQTPCAPRLRVAGHFGELVQGRIGPHGPLALISLPCPALWVECSADGPEHETLIGPNRFAALCRALNVPIPGKRPTLTATMPPGGGAGSSTAGLVALARSMGFSGTPRELARICAQIEGASDPLMFANAERLLFAPREGRVLETLPALPRFDVVGGFFGPVQRTDPVDLAFPDIADLLTTWRNIMDLPTMAALASTSAQRTLALRGPRGDPTERLALDLGALGWMIAHTGNARGLIFRPGAVPGATKDRLRDAGFDGVLTFSAGGTV; the protein is encoded by the coding sequence ATGTCGCAAACCCCAATCCCGCAAACCCCTTGTGCACCCCGCCTGCGGGTTGCTGGGCATTTTGGCGAGTTGGTGCAAGGCCGCATCGGGCCACATGGCCCTTTGGCGCTGATTTCACTGCCGTGCCCCGCTTTGTGGGTCGAGTGCAGTGCTGATGGCCCCGAGCACGAGACCCTCATTGGACCCAACCGTTTTGCGGCCCTGTGCCGGGCGCTGAATGTGCCGATCCCCGGCAAGCGCCCGACATTGACCGCCACAATGCCACCCGGCGGCGGCGCGGGCAGTTCAACGGCGGGGCTTGTGGCCTTGGCGCGCAGCATGGGTTTCTCGGGCACGCCACGCGAACTCGCCCGGATTTGCGCGCAGATCGAAGGGGCCAGCGACCCGTTGATGTTTGCCAACGCCGAACGACTGCTGTTTGCCCCGCGCGAGGGCCGCGTGCTGGAAACACTGCCGGCCCTGCCCCGTTTCGACGTCGTGGGCGGCTTTTTCGGGCCTGTTCAACGCACCGATCCCGTTGATCTGGCTTTTCCTGATATCGCGGATCTGTTGACCACATGGCGCAACATCATGGATTTGCCGACAATGGCCGCCTTGGCCAGCACCTCGGCACAACGGACTTTGGCGCTTCGCGGCCCGCGCGGCGATCCAACCGAAAGGCTCGCGCTTGATCTGGGCGCTCTGGGGTGGATGATCGCCCATACCGGAAATGCGCGCGGCTTGATTTTCCGACCGGGAGCCGTGCCGGGGGCGACCAAAGACCGCTTGCGCGATGCAGGGTTTGACGGGGTTCTCACCTTTTCCGCGGGGGGCACGGTATGA
- the cbiB gene encoding adenosylcobinamide-phosphate synthase CbiB: MSFAVAMLSAMLIDTLIGWPKALFLRIGHPVTWLGWVISGLEARLNHPNATTAHRKTMGVVAALITIGLAALPAWALQASLPQGWAATIVIGILAWPLVAVRSMYQHVVAVASPLARRDLAAARLAVSMIVGRDPAQLDEAGVARAATESLAENTGDGIVAPLFWGLIAGLPGIAAYKAINTLDSMIGHRTPRHEAFGWASAKIDDVANWVPARLTGLIFALASTRPLAAMRCMAQDAHHHRSPNAGWPEAAMAGALGVRLSGPRQYGDRVAQEPWVNASAPDPTAQDLRRALALYRRAMLGLAAVLALIGVAFGW; encoded by the coding sequence ATGAGCTTTGCCGTCGCGATGTTGAGCGCCATGCTGATCGACACCCTGATCGGCTGGCCCAAGGCCTTGTTTTTGCGCATCGGGCATCCGGTCACATGGTTGGGATGGGTCATCAGCGGGCTTGAGGCACGCCTCAACCACCCGAACGCAACCACCGCGCACCGCAAGACTATGGGCGTCGTCGCGGCGCTGATCACCATCGGCCTCGCGGCGTTGCCAGCCTGGGCGCTTCAGGCATCCTTGCCTCAGGGCTGGGCTGCGACGATCGTCATCGGAATCCTGGCTTGGCCATTGGTGGCGGTGCGTTCCATGTATCAACACGTCGTCGCCGTGGCCTCTCCGCTTGCCCGCCGGGACCTGGCCGCCGCCAGATTGGCCGTGTCGATGATCGTCGGGCGCGACCCGGCGCAGCTGGACGAGGCTGGCGTGGCCCGCGCCGCAACCGAGAGCCTGGCCGAGAATACCGGCGACGGCATTGTGGCGCCGTTGTTCTGGGGGTTGATCGCGGGATTGCCGGGGATCGCCGCCTACAAGGCCATCAACACGCTGGATTCGATGATCGGCCACCGCACGCCACGCCATGAGGCGTTTGGCTGGGCCTCGGCCAAGATCGACGACGTCGCGAATTGGGTGCCCGCGCGCCTGACGGGGCTGATCTTTGCGCTGGCCTCGACGCGCCCCTTGGCCGCGATGCGCTGCATGGCGCAAGACGCGCACCATCACCGCTCGCCCAACGCAGGCTGGCCCGAGGCGGCGATGGCAGGGGCGCTGGGCGTTCGTCTTTCGGGCCCGCGCCAATACGGCGACCGCGTTGCGCAAGAACCTTGGGTGAACGCCAGCGCCCCGGACCCGACGGCGCAGGATTTGCGACGCGCCCTTGCGCTGTACCGCCGCGCCATGCTTGGACTGGCGGCGGTACTGGCGCTGATTGGAGTGGCATTCGGATGGTAA